A genomic segment from Peribacillus sp. ACCC06369 encodes:
- a CDS encoding (S)-benzoin forming benzil reductase, with amino-acid sequence MKTFIITGASKGLGAAIAKGCLRTSDHCILVSRTAHPEMEEMADQSGTKLTFISMDLNETEKLPSLVNEILAAVDETSDIFFINNAGVIEPIKPVGNLGKVNLETSMRVNFMAPIVLADEFVKQTKDWNRKKVMVNISSGAAKNPYHGWAAYCSTKAGLEMFTRVAGLEQGKVSFPTSLISFSPGVMDTEMQGTIRSADERDFSDRDKFHDYKEKGMLRSPEFVAEKLLKLLEVEDLENGKFYDIKNLL; translated from the coding sequence GTGAAAACTTTTATAATCACAGGTGCTTCAAAAGGTTTAGGTGCAGCGATTGCCAAGGGATGTTTGCGGACAAGTGATCATTGCATTTTAGTTTCCCGTACAGCTCATCCTGAAATGGAGGAGATGGCTGACCAATCCGGGACGAAACTTACTTTTATATCGATGGACTTGAATGAAACTGAAAAGTTACCTTCCTTGGTCAATGAGATTCTTGCTGCTGTCGATGAAACAAGTGACATTTTCTTCATTAATAATGCAGGTGTCATTGAACCGATAAAGCCGGTAGGAAACCTTGGTAAAGTAAATTTGGAAACCAGCATGCGGGTGAATTTCATGGCACCCATCGTATTGGCGGATGAATTCGTTAAACAGACTAAGGACTGGAACCGAAAGAAGGTAATGGTGAACATATCTTCAGGTGCAGCAAAAAATCCTTATCATGGTTGGGCAGCCTACTGCAGTACCAAGGCGGGGCTAGAAATGTTCACCCGGGTTGCAGGGTTGGAACAGGGTAAAGTGTCGTTCCCTACGTCTCTTATATCTTTTTCACCAGGTGTAATGGACACGGAGATGCAAGGGACAATCCGGTCAGCAGACGAACGGGACTTTTCCGATCGAGACAAATTTCATGATTATAAAGAGAAGGGCATGTTAAGGAGCCCTGAATTTGTAGCAGAAAAACTATTGAAGCTTCTGGAGGTGGAAGATTTGGAGAATGGGAAGTTCTACGATATTAAGAATTTGCTTTGA